In Montipora capricornis isolate CH-2021 chromosome 4, ASM3666992v2, whole genome shotgun sequence, the DNA window CGATCAGTAAGTAACCGAGCTGAATACAAAATTAAGCACGTGCGAACTTGGTGAACTGTGTAAGAGCTACATTCGAGACAGAAGCGTCTGTGGAATATCTTGCAACACCTTGAGAGAATAGTTATTGCAAGAAATCGACTTAagtcattactcacgttccaaactgaccgattggatttcagagggttggatctggGGAAAACGCAGCTTATGAGATATGCAATATAGGAGTTTAGAAGTCTGAAaacccaaaactcccgtgctgcatattaatttagccgcattcttaaactattgagtcatTGATGTCAtgttctcctcgatccagctacctcaagattttaaagttagtgatGGCcgaccattaaacaggaaattccagttaaaataaacaggtgtatttttgaaattgaggcttaaaacttgggtcacttactgattaattaacatagttttgaaatccaaagaaaaataaaaattgatttttaggACACACAACTACAAGTCCCAAGCACTCACAAGCTAATAGACAAGTAGAAAAGGCCATTGGAACAGCCAAATCTGTACTAACGAGAGCTTATGAAGACGGCACTAACCCATACATTGCCTTGCTCGAAAGCAGAAATACCCTGATAACTGGCCTGAGCTATTCCCCAGTTCATAGTTTTCTTTGACAGAAGGCTAAGAATCAAACTTCTCACTACAACACAGTTACTGGATGCAAGAATTCCAACAGATGCCAAGTCTCAGCTCCTGGCTCAACAGAAAACAGAAGCTGTACTTTGACAGAGGCGCCTAGTCACTACATCAAGTTGTCAAAACGGGTGAGTGACACTGTTCGACtaaaaacaaagaatggccGGAAACCTGCTGCAGTTACCAAACATGCTCACACCCCTAGATCAGTGGTTGTGACCACAAAAGGCACTCCCTAGAGACGAGACAGGAGAGACATCATCAAGACCCCTGAGAGTACCACAAGCACCATCCACGAGTCCAATAAGTGACAGAGGGATCACAAAGTGCCCAGAAAGTGACACCATCTAGTCCCCTGGTATTATCCGCACTAGATCTGGTAGAGCTGTACAACCACTAAGGTTAAATGACTTTGTATATAACTAGTTGATTAAGCGCAATTAATCATATAGTACATCGCTAATCCGAGTTGTTGTTATCAGCTGAAACATTAACTTTGCATGACTGTGACAGATCTTGATCAATGAAAAGTGGACAATGTCGATATTTTTGATTGCATGTTTATTACTCCTTTCATTAGCTAGAGGGGAGATGTCATGACATGATGTCGGTTTATTACGTCATTCGTTCACGTGGTCTTTTCTTAAAAATGGCAACCTTGACCTTGCATAGTTTTGGTAGAAGTTTTTCGATTGTAGAAATGTGATATTTGGAACGTTTGATGACCTTATCCAGCTCTGGAAGATCAAGGCAAATCCTAGTATAAAATGTTTGTCTTAATAGGTGATACACACAGGCTGGGAAAGGTCTTGTATTGTCCCAGCCCATATAGCCACAACTCCACCGCACAAGCCACCTGTAAGCAACTGCTCTCAGAAACCTAACAAAACAAATCATAAAGCATAGTGAATATGAGCACCATTTGTTCTGGTTGCACACAATTAACAGATGACAACAGTCTCCAAATACTGTATTGATAAATGTGAAGCCTTGACAAATTTTCCTGATACCTTTATTTCACGTGCTTTTGTTTAAATGTTTGTGCTAAAACAGCCTATAATTCGATACTCACTGGTTCTCAGTTTGCCCATCTCGACGACGATAaccttttccatttttgtctCTCAACAATGGCCCGACTTGAAGAAGCACCGTTTTGTTGGTCATTGCTGAAAAGTCGCCGTGTTTTGTGATGCACTTCAAATGCTCTATACTTCCATCGAAAGTCAGCTTTTGGCGGACCTGGGCAATTTCCACACATCATCGATACTCCAAAGCGCCCGTTAAATTTTCTTTCGCACATTCTCCACACGTGCACCTACAACATAAACaaattgtttgaaataaaatttttaagCGCATTTAGCAAAAATAACATCCAGACGTTTCAAGGCTGCTGCAGCCGGTACTAACCAGTCATTAACTGTAACTTCGTCTTCAAATCTTGCCCGCAGAACTGCAGGGGTGAGACCATCTTGGTCTTCTTCGTCATCTTCGTCCTCATCGCTTGTGTGGGCTAATGGCTCGTCTGCGTAAGGTTGGACAATGCCAACAACTTGCATTTCGTCCGAAGAGCTTTCATCAGACGAGTCTTCGTTCGACACGGAATCTGATAGGGACATAACTTCGTCTCTGTCCGACATTTCTAAGAAGAAATCCAACTGAACGAGAGGACCGAGTGAATAACTAGTGGCCGCTTACATGAATATGTGAGAAGCAACAACTCTTCGAGGCATTTTCTACGTCATCAGCGTTGTCGGGAACAAAGACTCGTTCCCAGTCCACGGGACACGATTTGGTGAATTTTGAGGTTATTGGGAGGGAGAAAAAATGGGGTTTTAGTAGGTTTTGTCGAATTTCGTTTTTCATTTCGTAATCAAGACACCACAAACTTcaaatatacgcaaaaaaaatttttacttcataggcactttaaagcgTAGCcatggaagtgtcaggtggtgagagaacgaAAAACgtcgatgaacaaaggaggctttgctgctcaaaaatgtcgtatgcttcgttctcaaagagtagcgactaaaatatggATATAGGCatagaaaactataaaaatcgaccagaatagcattcacaaatgttgcgaatgtgtccttaatatcCTTATACCATGTTGTTCAGAACAGCAATAATGACTGcagactgtaatagcgctccgaaatgttgaatgcttcgttcttaaagcgtcgcgaAATCGCCGTACACTTCCTCCAAACATCCAAGCGTAGCAAAAATCCCagcaagcttcctaaaagcatcaaaaaatGATGAATGGTTCGTTCGTTCGTAGAGAAATTAATACccagacaacatgctgttcagaaacagggaTAATGATTGACTGTAATatcgctccgaaatgttgaatacttcgttcttaaagcgtagcgaAATCGCCGTATGCTTCACTCAAAACATCCAAGTGTAGCGAAAATCTCcgcaagcttcctaaaagcatcCCAAAAATGGTGTCACATGCTTTGGCGTTTTcagtgccctcacctttactgggccaaACTTTTTATCTAGGATTTTATTTTGAACagtattctttttaataaatggGGTTATAGGACTTTTCCCGTAGCCATTTATTCCAATTGTTGATTGGTTCCATTTTTGCGCGCAGTACTAAGCTCAGGCAAGGTAGCATTATTGGGTTTTGTGCTTATACATTATAGAGGAAAAGACGGCGtaaaggaaatatttgctgGGAAATAGGATTTTTATGCTTCTTCTTCCCATTGTGTAATaactttttaaataaacacaTTTACACGCAAACCCCATGACAGTTTCAAATTCTTCAATTCCCAACGCAAAGTGATACCATCAAAACAGTtactgatgaaatgatatatgaaatggatcatatatgaactgcggatatgaaatcaagtgaagcttgaacgcaatttttgcaattgcgtaaggAAGCCTGAGGAGTCACATGCTgggcaattgcaaaaattgcgttcataactgcgaggatcatagcttgacttgatttcatatccgcagttcatatatgatccatttcacaggggcacccaacgttaattttcggaaaatatctgttcggaagacgatctgaggattttcggaacatttgttgtaaacttTCTTGCTTGCcggcctgtcctaggattttcgaacatctaaaagatggtataatttcccatttttaacggatttttaccctaaaaagctcacctagaatttacgggaaccttttttctggctgaattttcgaaaagtttagttttgatccctataattctCGGATCaatagactttcagctaggaaatccgaacagatgaaaaatttttaggggataaaaatatgcctatagtTAGATATTTTATTGACTGAATAAATGGCAGCCCGTGAAGGTTGAATTACTTCATACAACTAGAATagataaaattacaaaactaagtataaattgtATTGATTATAAATCCAATTAAAATATCAATGTTAAAGTCAATGTTCATTGTTTCTTTTAAGACTTGAGGTTATAATAAATGTATTCTTGAAACGATCGGTTTTCCACTTTGGTATAGAAAAATATCTGTTATGCCTAAGAGAAAGTATTGAATTGTTCTTGGGAGGGAGCAGCTTATTATTTTAACGGTTATCACTGTCTTTTACTATGGCGTCGAACATCTTATCCCAGATAGCTTCATTATAGGTAGTCATCTTTGGAATACCAAGAAAATCTAGAGCGTCGTTGTACGCAATACTAGAGCAGATGATTGCCAGTGCTCTTTTCTGGATGCGCTCCAGTTCGACTTTCAAATACTTCGGTAGTGCATGATGGAACACAGGTACTGCGTAGGTTAGGATGGATCTAACACATGTGGTATAGAATAGCACAAGGTCACTAAACGGCACTTTTGCCCTTTTTAGCTGTACCAGAAAATATAAACGCTTGGCTGCTTTTTTGACTATCTCAATAATATGATTGTTCCATGAAAGATTATGTGATATTGTTACGCCAAGCAACTTTGCACTTTGAACGATTTCTAATTCCTCTCCGTTGATAAGGATAGGGTTGAACTCCGGTGATTTCTTGGCGAAAGAAATTCGCagctctttacatttgtcgTTGTTGAGTTTAACTCTGTCGTCGATAGACCACTGGATGATTGGTAATAAGTTGTGACTTGCTTTCATTACCTTTGGCAACAATCTCAGATATTGTcgtgtcatcaacatatttccatAGCTGAGCATTTAAAGAGCTGATTTCCAAGTCGTTGATCAGGACAAGGAACAACCATGGACCAAGCTTAATTCCCTGAGGGACCCCCGATGGCAAAGGTCCCCACTCAGAGAAGCAACCTTCAGATAATTTGATTCGCTGAGAACGGTCAGATAGAAAGTCGATAATCCAATTGATGATGTTATTCGGTAAATCTAATCTACCCAGCTTGCCTACCAAGATCGAGTGGTCTATGACTGAGATCAAAAGCTTTTCGGTGGTCGAAAAGTATCACTCTAGCTGTTGCACCATTTCCATCAGTTCCCTTCGCCCAGTTATGTACCATGTCTATTAAAGCTTGAGTTGTTGATGACTTAGGAACAGCACCATACTAATTTGGATCGAGAACTTTTAAGACAGCAGGCTTCACATAATCCGGCGGCCACAATACAATCTTCAGCAACTTTCGATAGACATGAAGTTAAAGAGATGGGTCTTAGATCTTTCTTTAAGTCATTTACTGGTTTCTTCTTAGGTAATGGTGACACATTGGCAAGTTTCCACGTGTGAGGTAGACGTTGTTCAACGAAAGAGGCACTTATTATCTTACTAACAGGATAAGCGAGGAGATCAGCGTATTCACGTAGTAACCAATTAGGTATATCATCAGGACCGCTTGCCTTTGATGGATTGAGTTTCGACAACAACTTGTGTATACGGAACTCCGATGTATCAGGGAATTTCGATGAGATTTCGTGTGTGGGTAGACGAGTCAGCGGCTGGTGCAGACGATACTCTTGTAGGGGTTCTAAAAAGGCATCGTTGATTGCGTTCGCCAAGTCATTTGGAGAAAGTTCTTGAACATCATGAGCATGAATTTGGCTGATCAGATCGCTTGAATGTTGTTAGGCTCCGCATAGTCTtttaacttctttccaccacaccCTTGGGTTTTACTACTTCATATTCTTAACTTTAAGCTTGTAGAAATTTGATTTACATACTTTCCTCTCACGGTTTACAACATTGCTGTACAGCTTGTATTGCAGTGAGTTGGGGCCCTTATTATGGAAAGCTTTTTGTCTTTTCAGAATTAGTGATTTTAAATGCTGTGTCATTCACGGGGCGTCAGATGAACAAACGCGAACTTTCTTGACTGGTATGAGAAGGTCAAGACCAGCATGAATTGTTTCACAGAACATGCGTAGCATGTCTTCGCAGCTTTCAAAGGAGGTAAACAGACTAGGCCAATCCATACTGCTTAAGAATCTTCCCATTTCGGCTTTGCATCTTGCTCGCATATCACGCTTGAATACATACTTTCTTGAGCGACTGCTAACACGAGTCCTTGGTTGTGCTGCTATGGTATTATGGTCTGAAAGACCGAACGGCGGAAAATGACGTGGATCATCATAGAAATCATGTAAGTTGGTCAGTATCAAGtcgcctatatctaccgtttaaatactaaaatacgtttaaaaatgGTATTTTAAAGTGGTTTTGAGCTTTATTCTCGTTGcatgggtgcccctgatttcatatatcatttcatcattgattcattcctcaccggaacattggaacccacaaatgaccagctcccaacgtcagtggcttcatagctcagttggttagagcatcgcaccggtatcgcgaggtcacggattccaaccccgttgaagtcctgaatttttcaggcatctttacgcaattgcaaaaattgcgttcataactgcgagggtcatagcttcacttgaaaacagTTACTGTATATTAAAGCCGAACGACAACTCCTATGATACTGCAACGAGAAAGTGGCTGCTAACACGGAAACAAAAATGCTGGGCAAATTCTTTCCCAACAACTCCATCCTTCACACAGAAGCAAtgatatttgcaaaatcattactTCCTATCTAAGAACAAAGTGACAATTATAGCAGCATTTTTAGTTGCTTTCAGCTTAACAAAGTCACCAGCACTAACACCGTGTCCTAATGACTTGCGGTTCTATCTTTAATTTGAAAAGTCAGACTTAAAATTCTACTACCCTACTCTATCATGTAAGAATTCTAAGAGTTACGTTGAAAAAACCCCTTCCACACCAGCACTCATTAAAACacaaaaaatgtacaaacaacgGCCCGCATTTTCCACCCCAAGTCCGgcgtcaagaaattatgcattcaCGTTGCAGAAAATCCACAAATAAACCGTAAACCAGCACTATTGCTACAAAACAGACAAAAGCACataaagaacttcaaaactatTGCCCAGTATTAATCACCTAAACGCGTCGAAGTCGTTAACAGATTTAATCTCTTCATGAAAAACGGAATGCTAATCTGTTGGAAGAACGCAGCATAACAATTCATTACCGTATGGCAATCCCGTATGACAATCCCAGtgggaaaatgggtagatttctccgttttattatttttattttccggtgtcggtaaaagtcttgcctgtcactcccctgctaagtggtgtctttgtgcatagagccttctgcgcgtattttcttaggatcgagaagggtagtgggaaatgcgtagatgtctcttgtggacacagtagaacgattaacttaaccggcaatggcgtcgaaattcatgtaacgcgaatggcgttttagtggatctttgaacaaaatatacccttatgaagcttaATTATGGTAAATCAATTGGAtgctgaacaagacaggcggtggaatcttaaaagcgacgagtaatggacttcgacaacaatctgtcgcctgtcgagccgtcttttaccaagtgtgctgttatgtagaacactgaagattcgtagggcagcgataatagtgaattcaaagactagaccaggtggattggatggaatttcaagcgttaaaatcgttgaaaaggtaagattattttcgtagcgatgcaattgcgtgtcttcaccacatgttcctttgatctcacataattgtgttttccctcaacatattcgcttgttttcgcttttgctcgaacatatttacctttattacatgtccagtgaatagttttatcctctgggaagaattttccgtcgaaaaatcggttatttgggtggtttttaacaaacagaggttaattattcgtaatgcgatcgcttccgttgcagttagcaacgggtcgtaaatttgacacttttatcgcattatcacattacgcattgatcgctaatccgattattcctaaaaatctaaaaatattcgtgcctcatcagttttcggtcgaatttaggtccaagaaagcagataaaatgcagaaaattttagttttgcatccaaaaattcgtaatcaacgctaaaatgaccatcACGTCacggtcgtcacgacccgtcaacattttcagctgGCCTCAAagcctccagtatcttcacaaatacacgatttgttttaagtctctcaccacctgacatttccaacagtcgggtcgactttttcaaatgacggcccgtcacgaactagacgggtcgtcacgaacCGTCACCATTTTCAGAGTACCTCgactttctttcaaatagcaacttcctgttactttacttCCGCAAACACCACGACCTGACTTTCCGCTTGACAGGTCGTCTTCaccaaaaagtcgacccgactcagttcgtgtgtattggacaaccctcacttccggttgccgtccacgtctTAAAAACGCGCATGCATAAGCTCTCTAATAAAGCAAGAGACAGACCATCATCAACTGGCTGGTgggcggccggaggaaaaagtagaagaatatttctagccagatactaaggagtactggccctggtgtgtgctgttaacatAGATTTCTGATTTCTCAACAAAGATTTTAATGACCAAATCAGTGcaattgaaacacatacatttttccgtgagcaTTAATGAAAAACTTTCTCTGTACAAatttataaagtaaaaaattcaaGTTTTCGAACTAagtgttcggaaataatagagtttcatgatgtcctgattgttctaaatttggaggactttttgagaactataaaatctttatttctaaataataataataataataataataataataataataataataataataacaataataataataataataataaaagcgtTTCTAAAAGCGACGAAGATTACCCCGAGTGGTTTTCTGAAGGCAAAACCTCCCTCATTCCGAAAGAAGGCGATTTcctgagtgaaaatcaaaggcCTATTACTTGTCTAAATAACATGTATAAGTGGTTTACATCTTGCCTCCTGGCACCTGTGGACCAACACCTTGAACATTATGGCCTGATGGAAGGCCAGCAGAGAGGAGCGAAATCAGGGTGTTTTGGTACGATGGATAACTTGCTAATCGATAGAGCAGTAATGCTGGATTGCCAGAGAGGCAAACGGAACTTAAGCATGGCATGGATTGACGTGCGCAAGGCTTACGACTCCGTCGACCATGATTGGCTATGCGCAATGACTGACGTGGACAGGCTTCCCATCTGGCTGGGTAAGGTCACACGCAAGTTGTGTGCGAGCTGGAATACTAAAAGTAGTAGCTACAACAAGGCAAGGGCGAGAGACTTCCAGAAAAATAAGGTTCATGAAGGGGCTACCCCAGGGGGACGCTTTGTGTCCTAGATTGTTTACAATGTGCCTGAACCCAGTAGCGTGGCGCCTGCAGGCAACTGAGGGATACCGGTTATGCAAGCCTGTAGGAGTCAAAGTCACCGATCTCCTGTATATCGACGACCTGAAGGTCTTTGCTGTCTCCGAGAGCAAGCTGAaccgagtgctgaaggaaactAGAGGAGCGATGCAGGATATTGGCCTTCACTGGAATCAGAAAAAGTGCTCAGTGGTACACGTGAAGAGAGGAGCCCAAGTGTTAGACGAGTCTGGTATGAGGATGGACGAGACAACTACCATCACGGCTCTTCGGGAGGGAAAACACTGCAAGTTCCTGGGGGTTCTGGAGAACGTTCGGCAGGATGAAAGGCTGGCTTTAGCGTGTGCAGCTAAAGAGTATCTACGCAGGATGTCTATTATATGGTCCAGCCCCCTGTCTGATTGTAACCGTGTACAGGCAACTAATCAGTATGCACTCCCGGTGCTGCGGTACTTAATGTGGACACAACATTGGTCTCTATCAGAGTTAAGAGGTGTGGACAGAGCAGCTCGGAAGATCATAGTTGAGAACGGTGGCAAGCACCCAGCTAGCCTAACTTCTTTGTTACATCTACCGAGGGAGAAAGGGGGTAGAGGCCTGCAATCAGTCGAACACGAGTATaagatcactaaaatcaaatcgcTACTGAAATTGTATCAGAATTCGGACCATACTGTGGGAGCAGTTAGAGAATTTGAAGAACACGCCATGGCATCAGGTCACCAGTCGCTTGTAAAGGAAGCAGCCAAGTACGCTGAAGAACTTAACATCACACTTCAGCTTGATATCCTAAATCCCGTGTGTGCTACAACGGAGGGAAAGGTGGTGACTGCAGCTAGAGCTGGGAATCTGCTGAAGAAATCTCGAGAGATGCAGCTCTTGGAGATCGCTAAAGAAAAAAGGTGGCAAGGAAAGTTATTCCGTATCAGATGGGACGATGATAGCCTAAGGATAACCAGCTGCTTTGCATGGCTAAAAGGTTGGGCTACATGCCCTACATATACCATCGCGGGCATGTATGAGCTATATGAGCAGTTGTTACCTACGAAGCTCTACACAAAGGAAAAGACACAAACCTCCACCGACGGTGAAGTCCTATGCAGGTTATGTGGGAAGGTAGCTGAGGGCGTTGCACATGTACTGGCTGGATGTTCCTCCCTGGCACAAACCAAGTACCTATACAGGCATAATGCCGCCTTGAAGATTCTGTTTTCTGAGCTCCTCCGAGAGCATGAGTTGATAGAAGAGGTTCCACCATGGTACTCACCGGCGATGCCAAAACCAGCCTACCAGAACACCACGAGTGAAGCGTTTTGGGATATTCCCATCTATGCAGAGCACAACGAAGTAAGAGCAAATCGGATAGACGCGCGTCTTGTCAGCCACGAGAGGAAAGAAGTTTACACAATTGAAATGAGGTGCCCATGGATTGAGAATAGAGCCAAGAAAGATGAGGAAAAGACGCTCAAGTATGGTCCCACGATGTGGGAGCTGAAGCAGAGATACAATGGTTACAGGGTTGAACAGTACAACGTAATAATTGACGTATTGGGTGGTTATTCTAAACACCTAGAGAAGTCGGTGAGGAAACTAATAGGAGCGAGATCGCGGGGTGTACTTGAGCGGATGCAGAAGTCGGTCATatcaaacactttgaacattgcCAGAACATTTAAGATAAATACTTAGTTAGGGCGATAAGGACACTAGACTttaggttttctttttacttctgaAATCCAGAAACACAAGGGTTGTCACAAAACctgtattttaattattttctacgCAGTTTTTATAGTGGATAAGAGTTTGATATGATTCTAAATAGGCTTTTAGTAGAGATAACCAAATTATGATGGCCTCGTGTAGGTTTATAAGAGATAATGAGAGTATAAAACTGTGTATAATTTTCTAAATAGGCTTTTAGTAGAGATAATGATATCATCATATTTTTGCGCAGGTTTTACAGAGtatagaatttaataatattctgAATTGGCTCTCTAAGTAGAGAGATTCATATCATTATGTATATCAGAATTGTACTAGGTTCCGTACctaatttttttacttctaaTTGTAGCTTCTCAAGTGGTGTAGGTTACGTTATGCGCCCTATACTACTCATAATGTGGACAGCTTTCCAAAGTTTTATACTGcgagatgataataataataataataataataataataataataataataataataataataataataataataaccccCCGGGTTAATACCTTGGCGTGGTGGGGGGCTTGTGTGCCTCGATGATCCGGAGAGCAAAGCTGGCAGGAGCTAAAGCTCCTGTTAGGGCCACCCAAGCCAGACAGGTCAATGGTTAGAGGCCAGACTAAAAGTAGCCCGGTGGTTGTGTCACCTAAAAGTCACTATCCTCAAATGATGAGTGCAAATCAAAGTTTACAAGATAACGGCGTGAATGAGGCTGGAGTCCTTGATGACGAAAGTCCCTCGCCCGGCAGGTGCTCCACGGCGATGCAGCGTGGGCCCGGTCGTCATTATGCTACTGCAGTAAGATCAATGAGAAGAAAGTGGTCTCAGGAAGAGAACAGAGTGGTGATGGAATGTTACTATAGGAGCGAACCAGGTGTTAGGGGATATAGAAAGAGAATGCATGATTTGTGGGTTTCTAAGGACCTGTTCGTAGTTACCGAGCAAAGGATTGTTGACCAGGCAAATCAAATACGAAAAAAGAAGTGATCTGGAACTAGAAGAGATACAGAGAAATGTCGATGATGTGCAACACGGCGAAGTTGGACCAGAGACAGAAAATGAGGAGATGTCTG includes these proteins:
- the LOC138046692 gene encoding uncharacterized protein — translated: MCLNPVAWRLQATEGYRLCKPVGVKVTDLLYIDDLKVFAVSESKLNRVLKETRGAMQDIGLHWNQKKCSVVHVKRGAQVLDESGMRMDETTTITALREGKHCKFLGVLENVRQDERLALACAAKEYLRRMSIIWSSPLSDCNRVQATNQYALPVLRYLMWTQHWSLSELRGVDRAARKIIVENGGKHPASLTSLLHLPREKGGRGLQSVEHEYKITKIKSLLKLYQNSDHTVGAVREFEEHAMASGHQSLVKEAAKYAEELNITLQLDILNPVCATTEGKVVTAARAGNLLKKSREMQLLEIAKEKRWQGKLFRIRWDDDSLRITSCFAWLKGWATCPTYTIAGMYELYEQLLPTKLYTKEKTQTSTDGEVLCRLCGKVAEGVAHVLAGCSSLAQTKYLYRHNAALKILFSELLREHELIEEVPPWYSPAMPKPAYQNTTSEAFWDIPIYAEHNEVRANRIDARLVSHERKEVYTIEMRCPWIENRAKKDEEKTLKYGPTMWELKQRYNGYRVEQYNVIIDVLGGYSKHLEKSVRKLIGARSRGVLERMQKSVISNTLNIARTFKINT